The proteins below come from a single Sorghum bicolor cultivar BTx623 chromosome 4, Sorghum_bicolor_NCBIv3, whole genome shotgun sequence genomic window:
- the LOC8085598 gene encoding probable E3 ubiquitin-protein ligase ATL45: protein MPRLYTTPTVLSGESVVYVDDVLGGGYGGLATVAGESCSLLAASCVLAASVIIWEACAFVALAAVLVAGATWCLTGVVAAAAGRPAAAGTGTAFPTAAARASRVVCCGLAEIDISALPKSPYQQQHRPAAAAGGGGDGVTTCAVCLEDLRGGEMVRSLPECRHLFHVGCIDAWLQMHVTCPLCRSDLSPRRRVTTAAPVPVGSQAESWSPQ from the coding sequence ATGCCAAGGTTGTACACGACGCCGACGGTGCTCTCCGGCGAGTCTGTCGTCTATGTCGACGACGTCCTCGGCGGCGGCTACGGCGGCTTGGCAACCGTGGCGGGGGAGTCCTGCTCGCTGCTCGCCGCGTCGTGCGTGCTCGCCGCGTCCGTCATCATCTGGGAGGCGTGCGCCTTCGTCGCCTTGGCCgccgtgctcgtcgccggcgccaCCTGGTGCCTGACCGGCGTCGTCGCGGCCGCGGCGGGTCGTCCTGCTGCCGCTGGCACCGGCACGGCGTTTCCCACCGCCGCCGCGCGAGCCAGCAGAGTCGTGTGCTGCGGGCTTGCCGAAATAGACATCAGCGCGCTGCCCAAGTCCCCGTACCAGCAGCAGCACCGCCCCGCCGCGGCCGCGGGCGGCGGAGGAGACGGAGTGACGACGTGCGCCGTGTGCCTGGAGGACCTTCGCGGCGGCGAGATGGTGCGGAGCCTGCCCGAGTGCCGGCACCTCTTCCACGTCGGCTGCATCGACGCGTGGCTGCAGATGCACGTCACGTGCCCGCTCTGCAGGTCCGATCTCTCGCCGCGTCGACGGGTGACGACGGCCGCGCCGGTACCGGTAGGATCGCAGGCTGAGTCATGGTCGCCGCAGTAG